Proteins from one Rutidosis leptorrhynchoides isolate AG116_Rl617_1_P2 unplaced genomic scaffold, CSIRO_AGI_Rlap_v1 contig475, whole genome shotgun sequence genomic window:
- the LOC139883931 gene encoding RING-H2 finger protein ATL39-like, with translation MAQSSLPPPPPPDAFTKFEASINPKMAVVLVILVIAFLMMGFLSVFVRRCAQRQLQGRYDPPLALLGAGRLSRRSARGLDAQVIKSFPTFLYSKVKGLRIGQGSLECAICLNEFEDDETLRLIPTCNHVFHPDCIDAWLNSHNTCPVCRANLVPKPSDASSINSVQDVEPPVQLETRPDDNDGQILIHVAEHVLQSPGEHSIIVSDNVNLNSSFRSKSYGSSSRFSQSDRWLLRSHSTVIH, from the coding sequence ATGGCACAGTCTTCATTGCCACCGCCGCCGCCACCGGACGCTTTCACCAAATTTGAGGCAAGTATTAACCCGAAAATGGCCGTTGTCTTGGTCATCCTTGTGATCGCCTTCCTCATGATGGGATTTCTGTCCGTCTTCGTCCGTCGTTGTGCCCAACGTCAGCTACAAGGAAGGTATGATCCGCCGTTAGCGTTGCTTGGTGCTGGCAGGCTGTCTCGGAGATCGGCGCGTGGACTTGACGCGCAGGTGATTAAATCTTTCCCTACTTTcttgtattctaaggtcaaagggtTAAGGATCGGCCAGGGCTCGCTCGAGTGTGCAATTTGCTTGAACGAGTTCGAAGATGATGAAACGCTGCGTTTAATACCTACTTGTAACCACGTGTTCCATCCCGATTGCATTGATGCTTGGTTGAATTCTCACAACACTTGTCCGGTTTGCCGAGCCAATTTGGTACCTAAACCGAGCGACGCGAGTTCAATCAATTCGGTTCAGGATGTTGAACCTCCGGTTCAATTGGAAACTAGACCGGATGATAACGATGGACAAATTTTAATTCATGTTGCTGAGCACGTACTGCAATCTCCGGGTGAGCATTCGATAATCGTAAGCGATAACGTAAATCTAAATAGCTCATTTCGATCAAAATCATACGGTTCGTCATCACGATTCAGTCAGTCTGATCGATGGTTGCTTAGGTCGCACTCTACCGTCATTCATTGA